From a region of the Drosophila ananassae strain 14024-0371.13 chromosome XL, ASM1763931v2, whole genome shotgun sequence genome:
- the LOC6503570 gene encoding uncharacterized protein LOC6503570, translated as MSKPNQPDQHTLANKQVHAKKKPRAHDEGEVAIRERGKDRDSSGSDNEGAADDVDLQPVSVVDDPSILRIGIMADSELTLGFLLAGIGYHREKFRSYLMVDSDTPQDELENFFNSLYRKSNMGMVMIDHNTAKRLKNVISRYHQMLPILLIVPTKNTLLEYLDKKDKKRRLRQRDAY; from the exons ATGAGTAAGCCGAATCAGCCCGATCAGCATACGTTGGCCAATAAGCAGGTCCATGCCAAAAAGAAGCCCAGAGCCCACGATGAGGGCGAGGTGGCCATCAGGGAACGGGGCAAGGATCGGGACTCCTCCGGATCGGATAACGAAGGTGCGGCCGATGATGTGGATCTCCAGCCCGTGTCGGTGGTAGATGATCCGAGTATACTGCGTATTGGAATAATGGCAGATTCT GAATTAACTTTGGGCTTCCTGTTAGCTGGCATTGGTTATCATCGCGAAAAGTTTCGTAGCTACTTAATGGTAGACTCAG ACACTCCACAGGACGAGCTGGAGAACTTCTTCAACTCTCTTTATAGAAAAAGCAACATGGGCATGGTCATGATCGACCACAACACTGCCAAGAGGCTAAAGAATGTGATTTCACGTTACCACCAAATGCTCCCGATCCTGTTGATTGTCCCGACCAAGAACACTCTACTGGAATATCTGGACAAGAAGGACAAGAAGCGTAGATTGCGCCAACGTGATGCCTACTAG